Proteins encoded within one genomic window of Brachybacterium avium:
- a CDS encoding formylglycine-generating enzyme family protein encodes MTNRQESPDSASGLGPPQEPAGCGCHPPGRDSSRTVAPAPEPALAPAALHHAGSSGTGEHLVPQAPIPAGVFVMGDSSGDRHPIDGEVPLHEVALDAFTMDATTVTNDDFARFTAATGYVTEAERFGVSAVFHVAVSAPPQDLEGPAARTPWWIGVRGADWRHPGGRDSSLDDLGDHPVTHVSWHDAVAYCDWAGRRLPTEAEWEYAARGGLDRARYPWGDEEVDHGGWRANIWQGTFPSSNTVEDGFATTAPARWFQPNGFGLWQAVGNVWEWCADWFSPNYYRASPREDPRGPASGRGRVMRGGSYLCHASYCNRYRCSARSQNTPDSSMGNAGFRTVGVS; translated from the coding sequence ATGACCAATCGCCAGGAGAGCCCGGACTCCGCCTCGGGGCTCGGACCACCGCAGGAGCCGGCCGGATGCGGCTGCCATCCGCCGGGGCGGGACAGCTCCCGCACCGTCGCCCCTGCGCCCGAGCCTGCGCTTGCGCCCGCGGCACTGCACCATGCGGGGTCATCGGGCACCGGCGAGCACCTCGTTCCCCAGGCCCCGATCCCCGCCGGCGTCTTCGTGATGGGGGATTCCTCCGGGGATCGCCATCCGATCGACGGCGAGGTCCCGCTGCACGAGGTCGCGCTCGACGCCTTCACGATGGATGCCACCACCGTGACCAACGACGACTTCGCCCGCTTCACGGCGGCTACCGGGTACGTCACCGAGGCGGAGCGCTTCGGCGTCTCCGCCGTGTTCCACGTAGCGGTCTCCGCACCCCCGCAGGATCTCGAGGGGCCCGCCGCGCGCACGCCCTGGTGGATCGGGGTGCGCGGCGCGGACTGGCGCCACCCCGGCGGGCGCGACTCGAGCCTCGACGACCTCGGAGACCACCCGGTCACGCACGTCAGCTGGCACGACGCCGTCGCCTACTGCGACTGGGCGGGACGCCGACTCCCGACCGAAGCGGAATGGGAGTACGCGGCGCGCGGCGGGCTCGACCGGGCGAGGTACCCCTGGGGTGACGAGGAGGTCGACCACGGGGGCTGGCGCGCCAACATCTGGCAGGGGACCTTCCCGAGCTCCAACACGGTCGAGGACGGGTTCGCGACCACGGCCCCGGCACGCTGGTTCCAGCCCAACGGCTTTGGCCTCTGGCAGGCCGTCGGCAACGTGTGGGAGTGGTGTGCGGACTGGTTCTCCCCGAACTACTACCGGGCCTCGCCCCGTGAGGACCCCCGCGGTCCCGCGAGCGGACGCGGCAGGGTGATGCGCGGCGGAAGCTATCTGTGCCACGCCTCGTACTGCAATCGCTACCGCTGCTCCGCGCGCTCCCAGAACACGCCGGACTCCTCGATGGGCAATGCCGGGTTCCGCACGGTGGGCGTCTCCTGA
- a CDS encoding TetR/AcrR family transcriptional regulator, whose translation MARTPVEERRRALIAAAFRVVASQGLGAASTRAIVAEAGMSLASFHYAFESRDELIDLLITEVLANEEKAVLPAVLTGKSLVELLTEGLRGYLDHLRADPLHEQAMLELTQYALRARPPLARELYAQYTRIAAASLQLAAEHTGHCWTVPLPTAAKLLVSLTDGLTLGWLVDRDDARAEEIVAAAARAVAALAEPIPAPGASEEPL comes from the coding sequence ATGGCCCGGACCCCGGTCGAAGAGCGCCGCCGCGCGCTGATCGCCGCCGCGTTCCGGGTCGTGGCCTCGCAGGGGCTGGGCGCGGCATCGACCCGTGCGATCGTCGCGGAGGCCGGGATGTCGCTGGCGAGCTTCCACTACGCCTTCGAGTCCCGGGACGAGCTGATCGACCTGCTCATCACCGAGGTGCTGGCGAACGAGGAGAAGGCCGTGCTGCCCGCCGTCCTCACCGGGAAATCGCTGGTCGAGCTGCTCACAGAGGGCCTGAGGGGCTACCTGGACCACCTGCGGGCCGATCCCCTCCACGAGCAGGCGATGCTCGAGCTGACGCAGTACGCCCTGCGCGCCCGGCCCCCGCTCGCCCGAGAGCTGTACGCGCAGTACACCCGCATCGCGGCCGCCTCGCTGCAGCTGGCCGCGGAGCACACCGGCCACTGCTGGACGGTACCGCTGCCCACGGCCGCGAAGCTCCTGGTCTCCCTCACCGACGGCCTGACCCTCGGCTGGCTGGTGGACCGCGATGACGCCCGGGCCGAGGAGATCGTGGCCGCCGCGGCACGCGCCGTGGCAGCCCTCGCAGAGCCGATCCCCGCGCCCGGGGCGAGCGAGGAGCCCTTATGA
- a CDS encoding GH1 family beta-glucosidase, which produces MMSDRSHSSSDTASIGRMLPPSFVVGTATASAQIEGATRAGRRTASVWDRFSAEPGRIQDGTTTAVTADHYHRYREDVALMAELGADAYRFSLGWTRLQPEGRGPLDPGGVAFYDRLLDELHEAGISPFVTLTHWDLPAEYEQGWLDRDTAARLGELAALVGERFADRVDHWITLNEPATVTLNGYALGLHAPGRELTFDALPAVHHQLLGHGLAVQALRAAGADSVGITNVHSPVQPAGDGEEDALMAALFDIVHNRVFADPVLLGHYPEVPSELEELFGAFAGVPQEDLATIAQPLDFYGLNYYMPTKVAAGAGTGHSPDGTSEAMAGLPFRLEPFEEYPTTGFGWPIAPEYFGAALSEMQQRYGDVLPPVYITENGASFAEQPDESGRVQDTDRIDYLAGHLSTALAAVAPGGEAEGIDLRGYFVWSLMDNWEWAAGFTQRFGIVHVDFETGSRTPKASFQWLHDVMRARRMA; this is translated from the coding sequence ATGATGTCCGACCGCAGCCACAGCAGTTCCGACACCGCCTCGATCGGGCGGATGCTGCCCCCCTCGTTCGTCGTCGGCACCGCGACCGCGTCGGCGCAGATCGAGGGCGCGACCCGTGCCGGGCGCCGCACCGCCAGCGTGTGGGACCGCTTCAGTGCGGAACCCGGCCGCATCCAGGACGGCACCACGACTGCGGTCACTGCCGATCACTATCACCGGTACCGCGAGGACGTCGCCCTGATGGCCGAGCTCGGCGCCGACGCGTACCGCTTCTCCCTGGGCTGGACGCGACTGCAGCCGGAGGGGCGCGGGCCGCTGGACCCCGGCGGCGTCGCGTTCTACGACCGGCTCCTGGACGAGCTGCACGAGGCGGGCATCTCCCCGTTCGTCACGCTGACCCACTGGGATCTGCCGGCGGAGTACGAGCAGGGCTGGCTCGACCGTGACACCGCGGCCCGGCTCGGGGAGCTCGCCGCGCTGGTGGGGGAGCGCTTCGCCGACCGGGTGGACCACTGGATCACCCTGAACGAGCCGGCAACCGTGACCCTGAACGGCTACGCCCTGGGCCTGCACGCCCCCGGCAGGGAGCTGACCTTCGACGCCCTCCCGGCGGTGCACCATCAGCTGCTCGGCCACGGCCTCGCGGTACAGGCGCTCCGCGCCGCGGGCGCGGACTCCGTCGGCATCACCAACGTCCACTCGCCCGTCCAGCCCGCCGGGGACGGGGAGGAGGACGCCCTCATGGCCGCCCTCTTCGACATCGTGCACAACCGGGTCTTCGCCGATCCGGTCCTGCTCGGGCACTACCCCGAGGTCCCGTCGGAGCTCGAGGAGCTGTTCGGGGCGTTCGCCGGCGTGCCGCAGGAGGATCTGGCGACCATCGCCCAGCCGCTGGACTTCTACGGCCTGAACTACTACATGCCCACCAAGGTCGCCGCCGGCGCCGGGACCGGCCACAGCCCCGACGGCACGAGCGAGGCGATGGCCGGGCTGCCATTCCGCCTCGAACCCTTCGAGGAGTACCCCACCACCGGGTTCGGCTGGCCGATCGCGCCGGAGTACTTCGGCGCCGCGCTCAGCGAGATGCAGCAGCGGTACGGGGACGTGCTGCCGCCGGTGTACATCACCGAGAACGGCGCCAGCTTCGCCGAACAACCCGACGAGAGCGGCCGGGTCCAGGACACCGACCGCATCGACTACCTCGCAGGCCACCTCAGCACTGCCCTGGCGGCCGTCGCCCCCGGCGGCGAGGCCGAGGGGATCGACCTGCGCGGCTACTTCGTGTGGTCACTGATGGACAACTGGGAATGGGCGGCGGGCTTCACCCAGCGCTTCGGGATCGTGCACGTCGACTTCGAAACCGGCTCCCGCACCCCGAAGGCGTCCTTCCAGTGGCTGCACGACGTGATGCGCGCTCGCCGGATGGCCTGA
- a CDS encoding MFS transporter, with protein sequence MDIAAGAPPQPAARLAPVSGAWLVLFALAWFGFWLLVMLPGQFMVVHLASAIDPAEKVAVGSFLIAEMAAIMVVGVPVIGWLCDRTRNRFGRRRTWALAGTVVATAAFAGVGFQTSLRGAAVLLGVVALGQASVLVSLSAIIADRVPPAQRGRASAAMGLPQVIALAAGMIIVTELVTGIRASWAVIAGLALLAPLPFLLIFEEQAPSEGVRRPRIWRWRPEALRGYRDLGWAGLSRVLVNAGNLVGTTYLLFFLADVLHLPHPESGLLVLTLTYLGASATASWLGGVLTDRWRARKVLVAISAGLQAVAALTLALVPTWPSSLIAAVLLGLGYGLFLSVDQALLTDLLPDPATRARDLGIVNSAQHLPIAPLVGWVVLTVAGYAELYIAAATIIALGGIAVFRIRSVR encoded by the coding sequence ATGGACATCGCGGCAGGGGCCCCGCCGCAGCCGGCAGCGCGGCTGGCCCCGGTGAGCGGGGCCTGGCTGGTGCTGTTCGCCCTGGCCTGGTTCGGGTTCTGGCTGCTGGTGATGCTGCCGGGACAGTTCATGGTGGTGCACCTGGCCAGCGCCATCGACCCCGCCGAGAAGGTCGCCGTCGGCTCGTTCCTGATCGCCGAGATGGCCGCGATCATGGTGGTCGGGGTGCCGGTGATCGGCTGGCTCTGCGACCGCACCCGCAACCGGTTCGGCCGCCGACGCACCTGGGCCCTGGCCGGCACCGTCGTCGCCACCGCCGCCTTCGCCGGGGTCGGGTTCCAGACCTCGCTGCGAGGAGCGGCGGTGCTGCTGGGCGTCGTGGCGCTCGGCCAGGCTTCGGTGCTCGTCTCCCTCTCGGCGATCATCGCCGACCGGGTCCCGCCCGCACAGCGCGGCCGGGCCTCCGCCGCGATGGGCCTGCCGCAGGTGATCGCGCTCGCCGCCGGGATGATCATCGTCACCGAGCTGGTGACCGGGATCCGCGCGAGCTGGGCGGTGATCGCCGGGCTCGCCCTGCTCGCACCGCTGCCGTTCCTGCTGATATTCGAGGAACAGGCACCTTCCGAGGGCGTCCGTCGCCCGCGCATATGGCGCTGGAGGCCGGAGGCGCTGCGCGGCTACCGCGATCTGGGCTGGGCGGGGCTCTCCCGGGTGCTGGTGAACGCCGGCAACCTGGTGGGCACCACCTACCTGCTGTTCTTCCTCGCCGACGTGCTGCACCTGCCCCACCCTGAGAGCGGCCTGCTCGTGCTCACCCTCACCTACCTCGGCGCCAGCGCGACCGCCTCCTGGCTGGGTGGGGTGCTGACCGACCGGTGGCGCGCACGAAAAGTGCTGGTCGCGATCAGCGCAGGCCTGCAAGCCGTCGCCGCGCTCACGCTCGCGCTGGTCCCGACCTGGCCGAGCAGCCTTATCGCCGCGGTGCTGCTGGGCCTGGGATACGGACTGTTCCTCTCCGTCGACCAGGCGCTGCTGACGGATCTGCTGCCCGACCCCGCGACCCGGGCCCGGGACCTGGGCATCGTGAACTCGGCCCAGCACCTGCCCATCGCGCCGCTGGTGGGATGGGTGGTCCTGACCGTGGCCGGCTACGCCGAGCTGTACATCGCCGCAGCGACGATCATCGCGCTGGGCGGCATCGCCGTGTTCCGCATCCGTTCGGTGCGGTGA
- a CDS encoding sulfatase — MKAIMVMFDTLNRRFLPPYGATGVHAPNFTRLAQRSVQFDNCYGGSMPCMPARRELHTGRYNFLHRGWGPLEPFDDSVPQMLGDAGIYTHLVTDHQHYWLDGGATYHPRFRTFELFRGQEGDEWKGRVADPDLTNVSPYASNRDLRRQDVINREYMATEAEHPQTRTFDAGLEFIETNLDSDDWFVQIETFDPHEPFFSYEQYHQLYPESGEAGGRDFDWPDYKEVTETPEELAHLRRRYSALLSMCDQSLGRVLDAMDTHDLWEDTMLIVCTDHGLLLGEHDWLGKNVPPFYDETIHLPLFVWDPRSRVADARRDHVVQMIDIGPTLLDLFDVPATPDMQGESLASVITDGPPMREAAMFGIHGGHANVTDGRYVYMRACVTPDNQPLNEYTLMPTNMRGRFPTDLLQQAELVPPLSFTKGVPVMRVPALAPTNPAAFGSLLFDLETDPRQENPLTDQALELRMARLLVDAMRANDAPLEQYERLGLPATGEVATDHLVLEAQDLPSDAPVLDRDALQHSIVATRTVRELLADPNTRAVLRAVLGEIVDGPLPPEALEMTLLDIATVTVGMIPPEAVHAIAEQLDGPAASVDADGP, encoded by the coding sequence ATGAAGGCCATCATGGTCATGTTCGACACGCTGAACCGCAGGTTCCTGCCCCCGTACGGGGCGACCGGTGTGCACGCCCCGAACTTCACCCGCCTCGCGCAGCGCTCCGTCCAGTTCGACAACTGCTATGGCGGGTCCATGCCGTGCATGCCCGCCCGACGGGAACTGCACACCGGAAGGTATAACTTCCTGCACCGCGGCTGGGGTCCGCTGGAACCGTTCGACGACTCGGTGCCGCAGATGCTCGGCGACGCCGGCATCTACACCCACCTGGTCACCGATCACCAGCACTACTGGCTGGACGGCGGAGCGACCTACCATCCGCGCTTCCGCACCTTCGAGCTGTTCCGCGGCCAGGAGGGCGATGAGTGGAAGGGCCGCGTCGCCGATCCGGACCTCACCAACGTCTCGCCGTATGCGAGCAACCGGGATCTGCGCCGCCAGGACGTGATCAACCGGGAGTACATGGCCACCGAGGCCGAGCACCCGCAGACCAGGACCTTCGACGCCGGCCTGGAATTCATCGAGACCAACCTCGACAGCGATGACTGGTTCGTGCAGATCGAGACCTTCGACCCCCATGAGCCGTTCTTCAGCTACGAGCAGTACCACCAGCTCTACCCCGAGTCTGGAGAGGCCGGCGGCCGCGATTTCGACTGGCCCGACTACAAGGAGGTCACCGAGACCCCCGAGGAGCTCGCCCACCTGCGCCGCCGCTATTCCGCCCTACTCTCGATGTGCGACCAGTCGCTGGGCCGGGTGCTGGATGCGATGGACACCCATGATCTGTGGGAGGACACGATGCTGATCGTGTGCACCGACCACGGCCTGCTGCTGGGCGAGCACGACTGGCTGGGCAAGAACGTCCCACCGTTCTACGACGAGACGATCCACCTGCCCCTGTTCGTGTGGGATCCGCGCTCCCGCGTCGCGGATGCGCGCCGTGACCACGTGGTCCAGATGATCGACATCGGCCCCACGCTGCTGGACCTGTTCGACGTGCCGGCCACCCCCGACATGCAGGGCGAGAGCCTCGCCTCCGTGATCACCGACGGCCCACCGATGCGGGAGGCAGCGATGTTCGGGATCCACGGAGGCCACGCCAACGTCACCGACGGGCGCTATGTCTACATGCGCGCCTGCGTCACCCCCGACAACCAGCCGCTGAACGAATACACGTTGATGCCGACCAACATGCGCGGCCGGTTCCCGACCGACCTCCTCCAGCAGGCCGAGCTGGTCCCGCCGCTGAGCTTCACCAAGGGGGTGCCCGTCATGAGGGTGCCGGCGCTGGCGCCGACCAACCCCGCGGCATTCGGGAGCCTGCTGTTCGACCTGGAGACCGACCCGCGCCAGGAGAACCCGCTGACGGATCAGGCGCTCGAGCTGCGGATGGCGCGCCTGCTCGTGGACGCCATGCGCGCCAACGACGCCCCGCTCGAGCAGTACGAACGGCTCGGACTGCCCGCGACCGGTGAGGTGGCCACGGATCACCTGGTCCTGGAAGCGCAGGATCTGCCGAGCGACGCCCCGGTGCTGGACCGGGACGCGCTGCAGCACTCGATCGTCGCCACCCGCACCGTGCGCGAGCTGCTCGCGGACCCCAACACCCGCGCCGTGCTGCGCGCCGTGCTCGGCGAGATCGTCGACGGGCCGCTGCCGCCCGAGGCGCTGGAGATGACGCTGCTGGACATCGCGACGGTGACCGTCGGGATGATCCCGCCGGAAGCCGTGCACGCGATCGCCGAGCAGCTGGACGGGCCTGCCGCATCGGTCGATGCCGACGGGCCCTGA
- a CDS encoding C69 family dipeptidase yields the protein MPCTTLLVGRDASADGSPLVARTEDSSNGTFDPKRVVVVRPADQPRTYTSVIGRRTIQLPGDPLRYTAIPNALPDEGIWACAGINAANVAMSATETITSNPRVLGADPLVELVPAVGEPGTSEHRPEQPGGFGEEDFVTLVLPYIRSAREGVERLGALLAEHGTYEMNGIAFSDEQDIWWLETVGGHHWIARRVPEDHYVTMPNQLGIDSFDLDDAEGPGRDHLASPDLREFVREHHLDLTLPGSPAADAAVFNPREAFGSHSAHDHVYNTPRAWFMQRTLNPHGEDWDSGRPGASPDSDDLPWSRRPERRLTIEDVKDVLSSHYQGTVFDPYSSHGTEAERRAFRPIGINRHNALAILQIRPDNPEPSRALQWISYASNPFNTLIPMFTNVEEAPAYLATTTGTVSTDSFYWASRMIAALADAHFAETIPLIESYQLSTLALGRAAVHAADAAATGAGSAKDVPELLAAANTRIAEQIREATDALLGSVLFTASNRMTNRFSLSDQ from the coding sequence ATGCCCTGCACCACCCTCCTCGTCGGCCGCGATGCCAGCGCCGACGGCTCGCCCCTGGTCGCCCGCACCGAGGATTCCTCGAACGGCACGTTCGACCCCAAGCGGGTCGTGGTGGTGCGCCCGGCGGACCAGCCGCGCACCTACACCAGCGTGATCGGTCGACGCACGATCCAGCTGCCGGGCGATCCGCTGCGGTACACCGCTATCCCGAATGCCCTGCCGGATGAGGGGATCTGGGCCTGCGCCGGGATCAACGCGGCGAACGTCGCGATGAGCGCCACCGAGACCATCACCTCCAACCCCCGCGTGCTCGGCGCGGATCCTCTGGTCGAGCTTGTCCCCGCCGTCGGCGAGCCCGGCACGAGCGAGCACCGGCCGGAGCAGCCCGGCGGGTTCGGTGAGGAGGACTTCGTGACCCTGGTCCTCCCCTATATCCGCAGCGCCCGCGAGGGCGTGGAGCGCCTCGGTGCGCTGCTGGCCGAGCACGGCACCTATGAGATGAACGGGATCGCCTTCAGCGACGAGCAGGACATCTGGTGGCTGGAGACCGTGGGCGGGCATCACTGGATCGCGCGACGCGTGCCGGAGGATCACTACGTGACGATGCCGAACCAGCTGGGCATCGATTCCTTCGATCTCGACGACGCCGAGGGCCCCGGACGCGACCATCTCGCGAGCCCCGATCTGCGAGAGTTCGTGCGCGAGCATCACCTGGATCTCACTCTGCCGGGCAGCCCCGCAGCAGACGCCGCGGTGTTCAATCCTCGCGAGGCCTTCGGCTCCCACTCCGCGCACGATCACGTCTACAACACGCCCCGCGCCTGGTTCATGCAGCGCACCCTGAACCCCCACGGCGAGGACTGGGACAGCGGCCGCCCCGGTGCGAGCCCGGACTCCGATGACCTCCCGTGGAGCCGGCGCCCCGAGCGGAGGCTCACGATCGAGGACGTCAAGGACGTGCTCAGCTCCCATTACCAGGGCACCGTGTTCGATCCGTACTCGTCCCACGGCACCGAGGCGGAGCGCCGCGCCTTCCGCCCGATCGGCATCAACCGCCACAACGCGCTGGCGATCCTGCAGATCCGGCCGGACAATCCCGAGCCCTCCCGGGCCCTGCAGTGGATCTCCTATGCCTCGAACCCGTTCAATACGCTGATCCCGATGTTCACGAACGTCGAGGAGGCCCCCGCGTATCTCGCGACCACCACCGGGACGGTCAGCACCGACAGCTTCTACTGGGCCTCGCGGATGATCGCGGCGCTGGCCGATGCGCACTTTGCAGAGACCATCCCGCTCATCGAGAGCTATCAGCTGAGCACCCTCGCTCTCGGCCGCGCCGCCGTGCACGCCGCTGACGCGGCGGCGACCGGGGCCGGCTCCGCCAAGGACGTCCCGGAGCTGCTGGCCGCGGCGAACACTCGGATCGCTGAGCAGATCCGGGAGGCGACCGATGCTCTGCTGGGCTCTGTGCTGTTCACCGCGAGCAACCGGATGACGAACCGCTTCTCCCTGTCAGACCAGTGA